A single region of the Chryseobacterium culicis genome encodes:
- a CDS encoding HD domain-containing protein: protein MQNKLKIINDPVHGFIKIPHEILFDIIEHPYFQRLRRIGQTGLLNLIFPGATHTRFHHALGAMHLMFTALETLKQKGVKISEEEEKGAMLAILMHDIGHGPFSHALESMLMDDWHHENLSLLLMNKLNEEFKGELSMAIEMFQGKYHRKFFNQLISSQLDVDRLDYLKRDSFFTGVSEGNINTQRIISMMNVCEEGELVIDAKGIYSIENFLTARMFMYWQVYYHKTSALAEFLLVKILERAKYLISQGTELPATDNLKYFLYREKSAATDEDVERFTKLDDNDVIQAMKEWQNSDDFVLSYWCKCVIQRNLPKTIISSHPFDEKIIDEKIKKSNEFFGIDNGNELVHEIKRKLLPYHAEKQPIYLLHKNGRRTRLHESEDQLLSGLIVNKTTRYILMFPRDISKLDS from the coding sequence ATGCAGAATAAGCTAAAAATCATCAACGATCCTGTTCACGGATTTATCAAAATTCCACACGAAATTTTATTTGATATCATTGAGCATCCTTACTTTCAGAGATTAAGAAGAATCGGGCAGACCGGACTTTTGAACCTTATATTTCCCGGTGCTACCCATACAAGATTTCACCATGCGCTGGGAGCAATGCATCTGATGTTTACGGCTTTGGAAACATTGAAACAGAAAGGAGTGAAAATTTCTGAGGAAGAAGAAAAAGGAGCAATGCTGGCTATTCTGATGCATGATATTGGTCATGGTCCGTTTTCTCATGCCCTTGAAAGTATGCTGATGGATGACTGGCATCATGAAAATCTTTCCTTACTGTTGATGAACAAGCTGAACGAAGAATTCAAAGGGGAACTTTCAATGGCGATTGAAATGTTTCAGGGGAAATATCATAGAAAATTTTTTAACCAGCTGATCTCTTCCCAACTGGATGTTGATCGTCTGGATTACCTGAAAAGAGACAGCTTTTTTACCGGAGTATCAGAAGGTAATATTAATACCCAAAGAATTATTTCCATGATGAATGTATGTGAAGAAGGGGAGCTGGTGATTGATGCAAAAGGCATTTATTCCATTGAAAATTTCCTGACCGCCAGAATGTTTATGTACTGGCAGGTGTACTATCATAAAACTTCAGCTTTAGCAGAGTTTCTTTTGGTTAAAATTCTTGAAAGAGCAAAATATCTGATTTCTCAGGGTACAGAGCTTCCTGCAACGGATAATCTGAAATATTTTTTATACCGTGAAAAGAGTGCCGCAACGGACGAAGATGTAGAACGATTTACGAAACTTGATGATAATGACGTAATTCAGGCGATGAAAGAATGGCAGAATTCGGATGATTTTGTCTTGTCATACTGGTGTAAATGTGTAATTCAGAGAAATTTACCTAAAACAATCATTTCATCTCATCCATTTGACGAGAAAATAATTGATGAAAAAATAAAAAAGAGTAATGAATTTTTTGGAATTGATAATGGTAATGAATTGGTTCATGAAATTAAAAGAAAATTATTGCCCTATCATGCAGAGAAACAGCCGATTTATTTACTGCATAAAAATGGCAGGAGAACGAGGCTGCACGAGTCGGAAGATCAGCTTTTATCAGGGTTGATCGTGAATAAAACCACTCGTTATATCCTTATGTTTCCAAGAGATATCTCCAAATTGGACTCTTAA
- a CDS encoding S41 family peptidase has translation MRKYSLFLLLFLSLHFSAQVITETQKLESLCRIWGFLKYYHPHVAKGNINWDKQLFQKINELEHIHDKQSLNTLYSDWITNLGEVPLCKECSVKDQKVYFLKNFDLRWIDNSQIFSDDVSQKLRYIENNRNLGDNHYVGKGGRKIYFRNEKSYGSEFTSQTISLLELFRYWNYVEYFFPYKYETDQNWNDVLSEMIPKFLMIDNDENFHLTLAELVTKTDDSHAFISSKEIQLNQYGKRKVPVEYSYAEGKLVVTKINNTRSRNSSPLHTGDIIYDIEGKTIPQMINSLGKYVPASNSWGKVSKIKDKLLFSNNDSISVKIEREGQNLEIKTKTYLVKDIFHEKTVAPKKWKFIDDEKKTGYVNMGMIEKEDLDEMYRELKSTKSIIFDIRNYPKQTIIPLSYLLLPEPSVYYQFTFPDTSYPGKFYSRKNVTGRKNPEYYKGNVIVLVDENTQSQAETTTMMFKQHPKAKIIGSNTSGANGDVIMFKIADLDTRFTGLGAYYPDGRETQRIGIIPDILVKPSVEGIKNGKDEVLEKALEYIETIP, from the coding sequence ATGAGAAAATACTCTCTTTTCCTTTTATTATTTTTAAGCTTACATTTTTCCGCACAAGTTATCACTGAGACCCAAAAACTGGAGTCTCTCTGCAGAATTTGGGGATTTTTAAAATATTATCATCCTCATGTTGCCAAAGGAAATATAAACTGGGACAAACAACTTTTTCAGAAGATTAATGAACTGGAACATATTCATGACAAGCAGTCTCTTAATACCCTTTATTCTGATTGGATCACCAACCTTGGAGAAGTTCCTTTGTGCAAAGAATGTTCAGTAAAGGATCAGAAAGTTTATTTCCTTAAAAATTTTGATCTGCGCTGGATTGATAATTCGCAAATTTTCTCTGATGATGTATCTCAAAAACTCAGATATATTGAAAATAACAGGAATCTTGGAGACAATCACTATGTTGGAAAAGGCGGAAGAAAAATATACTTCAGAAATGAAAAATCATATGGCTCTGAATTTACTTCCCAAACAATTAGTCTACTGGAATTATTCAGGTACTGGAATTATGTAGAATATTTTTTTCCTTATAAATATGAAACCGATCAAAACTGGAATGATGTTCTTTCCGAAATGATCCCAAAATTTCTCATGATTGATAATGACGAAAATTTTCACCTGACATTAGCAGAACTCGTCACTAAAACGGATGACTCACATGCCTTTATTTCTTCAAAAGAGATTCAGCTTAATCAGTATGGTAAAAGAAAAGTTCCTGTAGAATATTCTTATGCTGAAGGAAAACTGGTTGTTACAAAAATCAACAACACACGATCCAGAAACAGCAGTCCTTTGCATACCGGTGATATTATTTATGATATTGAGGGTAAAACAATTCCTCAAATGATCAATAGCCTGGGAAAATATGTTCCTGCTTCCAACTCATGGGGCAAGGTCAGCAAAATAAAGGACAAACTTCTCTTCAGCAACAATGATTCTATTTCTGTAAAGATTGAAAGAGAGGGGCAAAATCTGGAAATAAAAACCAAAACCTATCTTGTCAAAGATATCTTTCATGAAAAAACGGTGGCTCCCAAAAAGTGGAAATTCATTGATGATGAAAAGAAAACCGGGTATGTTAATATGGGAATGATAGAAAAAGAAGATCTGGATGAAATGTACAGAGAGTTGAAATCTACAAAATCCATTATCTTTGATATAAGGAATTACCCTAAACAAACCATTATTCCTTTAAGCTATCTTCTGCTTCCAGAGCCATCCGTGTATTATCAGTTTACTTTTCCTGATACCAGCTATCCCGGAAAGTTCTACAGCAGAAAAAATGTGACCGGCAGAAAGAATCCTGAATACTATAAAGGAAATGTAATCGTTTTAGTAGATGAGAATACACAGAGCCAGGCAGAGACCACAACAATGATGTTCAAACAGCATCCGAAAGCTAAAATTATCGGCAGCAATACTTCCGGAGCTAACGGAGATGTTATTATGTTTAAAATTGCTGACCTGGACACACGGTTCACTGGCCTTGGGGCTTATTATCCTGACGGCAGGGAAACTCAAAGGATAGGAATAATCCCGGACATTCTTGTAAAACCCAGTGTAGAAGGAATTAAAAACGGTAAAGATGAAGTCCTGGAAAAGGCTTTGGAATATATAGAAACCATTCCTTAA
- a CDS encoding bifunctional response regulator/alkaline phosphatase family protein, which yields MSEKILWIDDEIDLLKPHIVFLEKKGYQVTPVNNVNEALELMDSEKFALTLIDENMPGISGLEAIPMIKEKDNALKIVMVTKSEEEHIMEEAIGSQIADYILKPVNPNQILLSLKKNLQEDNLVEQKTILQYQQEFRNLSMELSYLRTYQEWAEYYKKILSWEIKFDKVADNEFADLLQSQKEEANIQFAKFIEKNYADWLIDSDKPLMSHTLFKEKVKPEVEKEKVLLLMVDNLRYDQWKVIEPLFTKYYNKISEDYYYSILPTATQYARNSFFAGLMPSEIEKRFPDKWFNDNEEGNKNEFERDFLEDQMKRIGLGSKSMKYLKVLNADFERKIYDDFNQHKNNDLLVIVYNFIDILSHAKTDNHIVDQLIRDDKTFRSLTFNWFENSSLLKIIKTAAENGYKLVITTDHGTVYVKKPSKVVGDRETSTNIRYKTGKSLTYDDSDVWAITNPEKLFLPKGNLSSKYIFAKNNIFLAYPKNYNHFVNYYKETYQHGGISLEECIIPISVLEPK from the coding sequence ATGTCAGAAAAGATATTATGGATCGATGATGAAATAGATTTACTTAAACCTCATATCGTATTTTTAGAAAAGAAGGGTTACCAGGTAACTCCTGTTAATAATGTGAATGAGGCTTTGGAACTTATGGATTCAGAGAAATTTGCTTTAACGCTAATTGATGAAAATATGCCCGGCATTTCCGGATTGGAAGCCATTCCTATGATTAAGGAAAAAGATAATGCCTTAAAAATCGTCATGGTGACCAAAAGTGAAGAGGAACACATTATGGAAGAGGCTATTGGTTCCCAGATTGCCGATTATATATTAAAGCCTGTAAATCCTAACCAGATATTGCTTTCCCTAAAGAAAAATCTTCAGGAGGATAATCTTGTTGAACAAAAAACTATTTTGCAGTATCAGCAGGAGTTCAGGAATCTTTCTATGGAACTTTCTTATCTGAGAACGTATCAGGAATGGGCTGAATATTATAAAAAGATCCTCAGCTGGGAAATCAAGTTTGATAAAGTAGCAGACAATGAATTTGCCGACCTTCTGCAGTCTCAGAAAGAAGAAGCAAATATTCAGTTTGCTAAGTTTATTGAGAAAAACTATGCAGATTGGCTTATTGATTCCGACAAGCCTCTGATGAGCCATACCCTCTTCAAGGAAAAGGTAAAGCCTGAAGTGGAAAAAGAAAAAGTTCTTTTACTGATGGTTGATAATCTTCGTTATGACCAATGGAAAGTGATTGAGCCTTTATTTACAAAATATTACAATAAAATCTCAGAAGATTACTACTACAGTATTCTTCCTACCGCAACACAATATGCGAGAAACTCTTTCTTTGCAGGATTGATGCCATCCGAGATTGAGAAACGTTTCCCGGACAAATGGTTTAATGATAATGAGGAAGGAAACAAAAATGAATTTGAGCGTGATTTCCTTGAAGATCAAATGAAGAGAATTGGTCTCGGATCAAAGTCTATGAAGTATCTTAAAGTACTGAACGCTGATTTTGAAAGAAAGATCTATGATGATTTCAATCAGCATAAAAATAATGATCTATTGGTCATTGTATACAATTTCATTGATATTCTTTCCCACGCAAAAACAGATAACCATATTGTAGATCAGCTGATCCGTGATGATAAAACGTTCCGTTCTCTTACCTTCAACTGGTTTGAAAACTCTTCTTTACTGAAGATCATTAAAACCGCTGCAGAAAATGGATATAAACTGGTTATCACTACAGACCACGGAACGGTATACGTGAAAAAGCCAAGTAAAGTTGTAGGAGACAGAGAAACGTCTACGAATATCAGATACAAAACAGGTAAAAGTTTAACGTATGATGACAGTGATGTATGGGCAATTACCAATCCTGAAAAGCTTTTCCTTCCAAAAGGAAATTTAAGTTCGAAATATATTTTTGCTAAAAACAATATATTCCTGGCTTATCCTAAAAATTACAATCATTTTGTAAATTACTATAAAGAAACTTACCAGCATGGGGGGATTTCACTGGAAGAGTGTATCATTCCCATCAGCGTTCTAGAACCCAAGTAG
- a CDS encoding YciI family protein, giving the protein MFIISLTYKSSLEEVERHIPQHNIFLEKHYESGVFIASGRKEPRTGGIIIAKTESKKDIEQIITEDPFYIHEIADYTITEFIPSKYNDNFKIFIEE; this is encoded by the coding sequence ATGTTTATTATTTCGCTCACTTATAAGAGTTCTCTTGAAGAGGTAGAAAGACATATTCCCCAACATAATATTTTCCTCGAAAAACATTATGAATCCGGAGTGTTTATCGCATCAGGAAGAAAAGAACCCAGAACAGGAGGAATTATTATTGCCAAAACAGAATCTAAAAAAGATATTGAGCAGATTATTACTGAAGATCCTTTTTATATTCATGAAATAGCAGATTATACCATCACCGAATTCATCCCCTCCAAATACAATGACAATTTTAAAATATTTATAGAAGAATAA